The following coding sequences are from one Pseudodesulfovibrio sp. S3 window:
- a CDS encoding response regulator transcription factor, with translation MEKHLLVIDDDAKLRRLLGEYLTGYGYLVDFLEDGSRVMDTLDSMHPDLIILDVMLPDRDGFDILLEIRGASRVPVIMLTAKGEDEDRIVGLEMGADDYLPKPFNPRELLARIKAVFRRLNEPQDMFEDSGTISAGGMTLDPARLVLTINGEPMELSTTETRLMQALMSRTGRALSRDQLMSMAWGRDYAAFDRSIDVQISRLRAKLAPYAGHEKRIRTVWGTGYMFMGDA, from the coding sequence AATACCTGACCGGGTACGGCTATCTCGTGGACTTTCTCGAAGACGGCAGCCGGGTCATGGATACCCTCGACTCCATGCACCCCGATCTGATCATCCTCGACGTCATGCTGCCCGACCGCGACGGGTTCGACATCCTCCTTGAAATACGCGGCGCCAGCCGTGTGCCCGTGATCATGCTCACGGCCAAGGGCGAAGACGAAGATCGCATCGTGGGGCTGGAGATGGGCGCGGACGACTACCTGCCCAAGCCCTTCAACCCGCGAGAACTGCTGGCCCGGATCAAGGCCGTGTTCCGCAGGCTTAACGAACCCCAGGACATGTTCGAGGACAGCGGAACCATCTCGGCCGGAGGGATGACCTTGGACCCGGCCAGACTGGTCCTGACCATAAACGGCGAACCGATGGAGCTTTCCACCACCGAGACCCGCCTCATGCAGGCATTGATGAGCCGGACAGGCCGGGCGCTCTCCAGGGACCAGCTCATGTCCATGGCCTGGGGCCGGGATTATGCCGCCTTTGACCGCTCCATCGACGTGCAGATAAGCCGGCTCCGGGCCAAGCTCGCCCCCTATGCCGGACATGAAAAACGCATCCGCACGGTCTGGGGAACAGGCTACATGTTCATGGGGGACGCGTGA